GGCCACACTAACTTCTAGCATCCCCATGTCCCCAATTCCTGCCCTGCCACGTCCCTTCAGTTTATCCGTCACCCCCACACAGGCTCCAGCCTTGCCTTCCTTTCcatctctcccactcccttctctctctccaccatccAATCCCCCATTACCTGCCCCCCCAGGCTCAATGCCCGGACCCCCCAGCGCTGGTACCAGGTCCCTGTGTCTGACTGGATCTCAATCAACTCATCCTCCTGATGAATCGTCTTAATGTGGGTTACCTGGGGTCAAGAGAAAGGGTGAGCAGTCACCTAGTCTGTATTTCCCAACCCCTTCcaggtgcctcagtttctcctacAGTAGCAAAATGGGCAGAAAGGGTAGAAAAGGTACCCTAAGAGACGTCCTTGATAGAGAGTGTGATCAGAAATGCCTAGGAAGGTGGAGGTACCCAGAGAGGGGCCGGGTGGGGGCTGGGATGCAGTGGCTTGGAGGACTTGGGGGCAGGACTGTGGCTTACTGAGAAGACGCGCTCAGGATGCCCCTTGGCTCGCATGTTCGTGTCGTGAACTTGCTTCAGCACCATCCAGGCCTCATCGTGCTTCCCATTCTAGAGCCGACAGAATCCCCACATCCAAGTTAGCCTCTCCCTGACCCTGGGTCATACAcaccctccctccagcctggCTCCTGGAATCATAGAACACAAAAAggctcccacccccaaccctgggccTATGGGCACGTCCATCAACTCTGAAAGAGCCCCAAGCAAGATGTAATCAGACTTGGGCAAGAGTTGCCAGGGGGGAGGTCCCAGAGAGAGATACAAGCATGGGTCCTAGGGACCCCTGggtacaaaggaaaaagaaaacaaaacgaGGCATATGATGATGTTGGGAAAGCATGCAGTCAGAGAAGGAGCAGCATCCTAACCCTGCTGGACCAAGACAAAGTTGGAGGGGAGagttgggggaggtgggagaaacttctCTGGAGCTGTAAAGTCAGGGCCTGTAAAATTTTAAGCTGCCCATGGTTGACCAGGTCCCCTGGTTTCTTCACCCACAGAACCCTTCCAGAGATACACTCCATACAAAGTAAGATAAAGTACAACAGAGTATGGACCCCGTGAGGAAGAAAGGCAGTTCAATGGCATCAAACCAAACCCACAAAGGTGTGTGACCACAggagcccctgctgccctcccggctcccagccccagcccagtcACCTCCAGGAAGAAGCGGGGACTCTCAGGCTGTGTGGTCAGAGCCCCGATGGCAAACACAGAAGGGAAGGCGCAGACCAGGACAAAGACCCTCCAGCTGTGAAACTGGTAAGCGGACCCCATCTGAAAGCTCCACCCTGGCAGGGACAGTCATAGAGTCAGCAGGGAAGCCATTGGCTGGGGGTTCCCATCACAGGGAGCgcaggaggtggggagatggTCTGGGGTGCACTCCCTGCGGCTGCTCACCATAGTGCGGGATGATGGCCCAGGCCATAGCAGCTGCGTACACTCCACCGATCATCCAAAACATGCAGAGCCAGCTCAAATGCTCTCCACGCTTCTCCTGGGCCAGGAACTCCGAGAAATAGGAGAAGACAATGGGGATGGACCCTCCAATCCTGAGGGCATTGCAAGAATTCAGCATTGGAGAACGGCCACATTCCTGATCTCCTGCCCCAGCGCTCTGGATCCCCCAGGCCCATTCATTGTCCAAACCTTTCTAAAGAGACTCCTTCTCACCCCTAGTGCCCTACAAGCTCCCTCACCACCAGCCACCAAGCACTCATCCTCGGGGCCCTGGGAACAAGGCAGCAGGtctcagggaaagggaagggacaaACATTGAATCTTGAAGACACTAAAGTTGGAAAGACGGGAaggttattaaagaaaaaaggaaagttgccccttccccccaaaaaactcaGATGGACAAAGAAGAGTCTGAGGGCAGGTATGAGGGAGCAGGCCAGAAAAGAGCTTGGAAACAAGGGGAGGGAGCGGACATGCAGGTAGAAGTGCAGGAGTGGGACGGGTCAAGGCTTCAGAGGCAGGAAATATGTAGGTTCTCAGAAGGAATAACTCAAGGGTCCACAGGTACCCAGGGGTGAGAATGAGACCCACTAGGCTTCTTTGTGGAGTCAGGCTCAGAATGGAACTAGAAGGTGGGGTGGAGGACTCAGGAGGGGACCAGACATGGACGGGCATTCTGGACAGGCAGTAGGTGGGTCCTTGACAGGGAGAAGCTGGCCTGGAGAtggtgggaggagaaaggaattCTTGCATTCAATTCATACATAACTGAAGTGCATCTGGGgggcctggcactgtgctgggctctaGACTTATCACAGTGACCACAGCACAGTTCTGTCCTCCAGGGCCTTAGGAGGTGGACACTCACCCAACCCCAGAAAGGAGGCGGCAAAAGAGGAAAGTGCCATAACCCTGGACAAAAGATGAGAAAAAGGCGAAGACGCTGTTGACTGAGAGTGAGATGAGCAGACACTGTCTCCGGCCCAACCGATCAGCCAGACCGCCCCAGAGGAAGGCGCCCACCATCATGCCCAGGTAGACGATGAGGCCTggaaggagggaagcagaggcaggaggagcaTGAGCAGCCCACTTCCATTCTCCCACTCGCTGAACATTAAATGATCTGAAACGACAACAGAATGGACCAAGGACCTGAAGGACTTCAAGAAGCTAAGTCTACCCAGAGGTGACAGCAGGTGAGAGAAGGTGAATTGTGGAGGCAAAGACGGATGGCCATCTCTGCAGACCAGCAGTTCAAAGGCAGGAATACAGATACGGGAGAACCCCAgaattctcctttctctccctctcgctctctcttgccttacacacacacacacaatacccCCATTTATGGCTCGCCTGGAATAAGGATGTATCTGCCTAGATTCCCAGACCCACCCAGGGTGCCCTTCATCCTCCCTGCCTTGAGGCCCTCAAAGTAGCAGGAGTGTCTCTCACTGTCCCTGGGAAAAGACCTCCAGCCCTTTACTCCTCCCAGGGAATCCTCCCCACCAAATCCATCCTCTACTCCTTGTAGTTACAATACTTCTGGTCCTGTTTCTTACTTCCTTCATAAATTGGACTCAATCTTAAAAATCATCTACTCCAAACTCTACATTTTACCCATGCCTAAGGCAAGCCCTAGGGAAaggagacttgcccaaggtctcatgACAACTTGGTGGCAGAGCGAGAATGAAATCCTTCCTGAGTCTAGGAGTTTTTTCCCTCAGGGTCCCCACCAGGCAGGGCCAACAGACCACTCACTGGCCCCTGACTCCCGAGGCTGACCAAGAGCTTCTAGGGCTGGAGGCAGGCCCAGGATTCTTCCCCTACCTCCTCCACCCCAAACTGACCCTTCCCATGTAATACTGACTTCTTGTCCCCTCTACCAGGGAAAGGGAGCAGGATAACAAGAGGGGAGGCTCTGAAGAAACGTTAAGTGGGGTCCCACCCACCATGGCCACCTCCTGCAGAACTAACTAAGCAGACCGCCACTCAACCACCCCCCGGGCCCCAGCCCAGCTGTCCTCTCCCACATCCCTCTTGCACAGACAACCTCACAGTGACTCAAGCCCgagagtgtgtgtgaggggagagTGCAGAGGAGCCCTGAGCCCTCTGGAGACGTTTTGAGAGCAGGGGCCTAGGGATCCCAGCAGTGAGGACAGGAGTTCTCAGGAGCATAGAGTGTTTGGGGCAGAACCGGGCTcgagcaccccacccccaccccatgtttCTTACCCAGCATGCCTTTGTTGGAGTCAGACAGGCACATGTCTTTCTCAGCGCTGGGCAGCACGAAGCCCACCACAAAGACCTCAACACCATCAGCCATCAGCGCCAGACCAAGCACGAAGTAGAGTGTCCACTGGAAGCGGCCGTGGCCACACTCCCGGAGGATGGCCTCATACTGCTGGGCCAGTTCTTCCCGTTCTTTCTGCCGCTGTGCTTCCCCTCGGCCCCCAGGGGGACCCTCCCCATCGCCCAAGCCTCCCCTCACTCCAGCCAGGGGTGCCCCATCGGCCATACGCTCGCCTTTTCCCCCGGACTCTGCCCGGGGGATGCCCTGATATTCCCCCTCGTAGATCTCATCATCCTCGTCGTGGCCCTCGGTGGCATCACTGGATGCGCCGCCTTCCTCCTCGTCCTGGGCCCCTTCCCCACGGTAATAGCCATCAGCGGGGGCAGGAAAGTCATCGTCATCATCCTCCTCCTCAAAGCGGGAATAGGATCTGCGGGAATATTCGTCCTGGACTCTGTCCAGGCCCTTTACCACCTTCTTGGCTGCGTGCTTCTTGACTTCCTTGGCAATGTCTTTGGCCCCACGGATGAAAGCTGCCCGGTCTCTGAAGCCCTCTTCCATGACGggtctcccccactccctgctccttTTTCAGCTTTTGTTCAAGGACTGGCAGAGGCAGAAAGCCCCTTCTCCCAGTTACTTAGCTGAAGCGTGTGCACGTATATCTGGGCACAGCATAGGGGAAAATAGGACCTGGCCAGTGAGTGtctggaagaagaaaggagggagaggaggttcGGCCTATACCCAGTTCAGTTGGGTGcatagggaagggagagggggaggagggcaatgggaaagggagggggagccAGCTTGTGGGGGCTAAACTGGGGAGCCAGGATAACTCAGGAAAAGCCGCCTGCTTCTCTTCCAGGCACCTCTGGAGATCTAGAAacaataaaagggagaaaaaagaggttGCAAGGCCTAAGAGGGTTAAGAAGGCCACTATGGAGCTCCCGTCACCCCAGAGCCCTACCTGCACCACGTGGTACAGAGATGGTGTCCTTCCGTCAAGCCCGCACTCGGTAAAAAGGGATGACTATTCGGGCCAACTGCAGGTCATTCAGTATAAACCCCGTTACTTTGACCTTGGAGGCTAGATCCACAGGATTTGCTCCCGAgtgacagtcacctacaaagagctcttctcctgaccctccctccaccccacatcaAGATCAGACCCCTTCCTTTACCACCAGTCTGCaaagaataaaacaggaaatatGAGCCACCAGAATCCCCTACTCTGGTCTGGGTTTCTTCCTGAGGGCGGAGCTTGGGGAGAATGCATAGAAGAAGGACCAAGTCATCCACCTGTTGCCTTCAGCCACTGATGGCATCTGAAGGTAGAGCTTCAAAGTCCGCCCCTCATACAGCCCCCAAGTTTATACACCTCCCAAGGAGAGGTCATCTCCCAACACAGCCCCGTGAGTAACAGCTCAGCTTCCAGAGTCAGACAGACTTGGGTTTGACTTCCTGCTTCAGCCCTTTCTAGCTAAGGGACCACAGGCAAGTCTCTGAAcatccaagcctcagtttcctcctacTCGAGAGGGGAAAGCAAGGACTAAGTAACATAATGCATATAAGCGCCTTACCATAGTACCTGACACAAACAAAGTGatgaataaatattagttattactTTGTGGTGATAATGATACAGTGAGATGCCCTCCACTCCCTCATGAGACCCCCGAAAAAGCCACTTCTGGGTTCTCTTCAGGGTGAGCAGCAGAAATGGAAATTGGCCCTCAAGAGGCTGCTTCAGCACAAGGTACACAGGCGCCCTGAGCTGAAatccagctctgctgcttacGGACCTCACTAACCAATCTGGGGCAGGTGACTTAACTTCCCTAGGCCTCAGCGTCCTTCCATTTAAACTGGGGATAATAATCATCTCTATTTCTCCAAGTCCATGTGGGAATTTAATCTCACagatgttctataaatattagtTTCCTTCCTATTAGACTGAAAAATGTGAATGCAGCAGGAAACAGCCAGAGAACAGCAGGGGGTCATACTTGGGTGCTGTTGTCTAGTatctttccaaaacaaaacagtCCCACGGCCCGGCTGTCTGTGTTCACACTAATTCCAGCAGCTGGGCCCTCATTATCTGCAGCCAGACAAACAAGGGAAGGCTCGGAAAAAGGGAGACCTAGAACCGGAGGCCATGGAGAAGAGGACGGATCAGAAGCTAAGAGAGGTGATGACTGGGGGCTGCCGCCGTTCTTCAGCATGTCACACACAGGCCCCCTCACACTGGAGTGGGAACGGAAGTGACTGATCCTACAGACACTTCCAGTGTGAGGGGTCTTGAGTCCATAGCCACACCTCACGCCTCCAGGGCCTCCCTTCCTAATTCCCCTCAAttctttctgctcctcctccaggaGTCTAGGGAAAAGGAGTCCACAAATACCGCATTGCGTAGGAGGCTGGTGTAGAGTGAAGGGGGCCTTGAGCCTCCCCCCCAGAAAACACATCCTCCAGAGGGAGACATGGGAGAACCCCCACTTCCTTCACAAAAGCAGAGGAAGCAGAACTAGATTCTCATCACAGATCATTCCCCTAAAATATCCTGCCTCCTTTTGCCTTcattaaatctctctctctctctctctcactctctcttacacacacacacacacacacacacagtagccCTGGGAGAACAGGGTAAGTAATACTATGTGGTCAGAGAGAAGCACGGGCAAGCAGCACCTTACATGTTCAACACAGATGTCAGCAGCGGACCACGATGACCAGTACCAGTGACCCCTATGTCACCCTTTCTTGTGGATCAGGGCCCAAACCATCCCCCATGAAAGGATACTCCGGAATCCCCTCACTGCCTGGCAAttcacttcctcctctttccttcccagctAGGACCTCCCCCCAAACCCCGAAGGAGGCACATGGACCACCAGGAGCCATACCCAATGTTTGCTAACACTGTTTACCCCTGAGGGCGCGTGTAGGGTAGAGAAGGCCCCCCAAGCCACAGCACAATAAGATGGTTCGCCAGCCAGCTCCTGGGGGGCAACAAGCCCAGGAGGtcagcagggagaggaagaagacaaATTCTTTGAGCTGGTGAGAAAGTGATGCTATTTTTAGCCCCAAAGCAGCACAAGGTGGCTGAGCCTGTGGGAGAGAGACAAGATGTGGAGAGGTAGAGGCTAAAAGCACACAAGATCCAGGGTTACACAGCCCTTTAAGGTTGGCTGGCTTCGCCTGACAGGACAAATGTGCCCAAGAGATTCTCGGTAGAGGAGTGGGGGACCAGGACTCCTGAGCAAATGCTGCAGTTCAGGACGACTCACATCCCTGGAGAAGAGGGGTGTCCAGAGGCCCATCCCCCAATTAAGGCACCTGACTTTGGGAACCACCCGGATTCCCAAGTGCACCCTAGATAACAAGGTCATTAAGAAGCAGTCACTTAACAAAACATccgggggagcggggagggggttACCATGAGGAGGAGGTACCGGAGAACCCCTCCTTGTTCCAGCTAGGCAACTgagcctcagcccccaccccgggAGAGCCAAggctgcacctcccctccctacATCCTACCCAGGAAGATGGAGCATCCACAGTTCTGAGTGCGGGGGGAAGGGGTGTCAGCTGAGAATACGGAGGGCTGACAGAAAGGGGTGAAGAAAGAGACCTCGACACACCGCAGGCACACAGACCTACCCCGCCCGCATTTGCGGCgacccccgcccccatcccgcCTGCGCTCCGCTGGAAGAGACGAGCCCCTAGAATTGACTGGATTGATTCTCAGCGCCTCCCTTCACCTTGGTCCCGCTGCTGGTCTAGTGCCCATCGCCGCTCTACACCCCTTCCCCCCACGCGGGAGCGACTGCCTCCGGACCCACCTCCGCGCCCCCACCCCGGTGGTTTGCCATCTCCATCCTCCCTGCATCTCCATccttcacccccttccctccctccttcacctgcccttcctccactgcctcccccacccGCCCTGCCCCGGGCCAGGCGGGCAGACTGAGGCAGCATCCATTCTCTGGCACCAGCCAAGGTCATCGATccctgggttgggggggtggggagtcgCCAAGGTGAGGAGGGGATTGGAGTTTGAGGGAAACCTATTCTGCCTAACAAGCCCCCTGTCGCCCCCGTCAACATCTGAGGAGGGGAGTAGAGAAAAATACCCAtcctccatatatatatatatattttttttatatcaGCGCAGCAACTGAAATAAATGTCCATTCAAGCCACTACCCATCCCTTCACCCCTAAAGCGGGGACGGTCACCCACCCCACCAGCAAAGCATCGGAGGATAAAATGGCTGCACGGGCAAGGATGCTTCTGCCCCGGGCGGGGTGCAGGTGCGAGACCGAGAGGAGGGGTCTCACCTGGGCTGGCTCCCTCGGGTGAGGGAATCCCGGGTGAGGGCAGGGGTCCCGGCCGCGGGGCTGGCGGCAGCGGCGACTGCTCCGGGTCCCCGGGAAGCGGCAATGCAGACCTGCCCCCCCACACGCTCCGGCCCCGCCTCCAGCACCCCCCCCTGCCGCTGAGCATCGGGAGAGACcattgttgggggtggggggcagaaggaAAAAGGATGGGGAGGGACTGGGGCACCGGGGAGAAATGATGAAGGACTCGGGGGCTGTCACAGGGGCAGCTGGAGATGACACACAGCACAGCCCTTCCCAGCCTCTTCCTAGTAAAAGATGAACGAAACTACGGACAGAAATAGTGCTctcagggagacagggaggacaGAACTGCAGGTGGCGACTGAGGCAGCCCCTCCTTAGTGCCCCGGGCCCAGCATGGCAGGACCCACATGTTTTAGGGGCTCTCACCGCCTTCAAagcacctcccttccccttctccaccGCCCCCAGCCAAAACCCTTTCCCACAACCCCCTCGCAAGTGCGGAGGGCTCAGACGTCAATAACCTGGCTGTTTTAGAGAAAGCAGGAATAACAAGGTGTGGCTTCCATCCTGAGCTGCCAGAGGCAGAGACTCCTGGATCCCTGCCATCTCTTTCCAGAAACAGTCCAGATTATTTACATGCAGACCTCCCCATCCTCCATTCAGTTGGTGGCAGCAGAGGTGAGTGCTGAGAAGCTGGGTTTTATAGGCCTGACCAACTGGACGTCTCCCCTCCTATTCATTTGCTCCAATGCCTCAAAAAGGTACTCCCTCAAAAATCTCCTCCACTTTCTTTTCACACGCACACTCCTGTTTCCAGAGCAGGAAGGAGTGCATTGGTTTCCActctttcctttcatctttccTTGGTCCCTGTACCAATAACCTGGGCTCAAAGACCCAGGACTCGGTGACCATCCTGCTGCAGGGGTGAGGGGCTCTGTGGCAGTTGGGGATGTACATGCTGAATGTGTCTGTCTCTGCCAGGTAAGGCTGCAGGACATTCTGGATGAGCACTGACCAGGGCCTCTGACCTGGGTTCTCACTTCTCACTAGCTAAGGGCTTTTGGTCAAGTTCTTGGGCTCTCCGAAACTCAGTTTTCTCGTCTGGCAAGTGGGAGGCTCGGATGAGGTGCATCAGATCCCTTCCAGATGGAACAGCGCTGGGGCACGGCGAGGACTGGCAGGCTATACCCCAAGAGACCCGACAGGAGGCATTTGTGGTGTTGCATTTACCTCTGACAGGGATGACGGCCTGGGTTTCAAGGACTCTAAAGCTGTATCTTGGAAATACTCATTGTGCCAACAAAGTGTACaatttactgaaatataaaacCATAACATATATGTATTAATTTACCATGAGAAATTGAACTGCCACGCTGAATGAAAACTCAGGTCTGCATGtccagccccttctctcccttAAGCCTAATCAGAATCATGATGTCTATGTATGAATGCACAGTGACGTCACTGAGCGGGAGTATTTGTATCTTTAGCGGCATCTGGCCATCACCAGTAAGGAGTTGTGCCAATGGGTTCAGAAAACTCTTCTTGGCTACAATTTTCCACCCCCATTTCTGTTATGAACAGCCTGGCCAGTGTCCCTAGACTACTGTGTTGGCTAAAGCACTCTTTCCAGAACGGTACTTGGAACAGCTGTGCCCATGTGGGTGTCAAGGATTCTCCCTTTAGAAGGCTTTCACTGCTGACCCCTCTTCAAGGTTGACGCATTCTCTGTTTAAGCATGTTAATATTTTCAATTGGGTTATAGCCAAGTTCTGCCGGCAGGGAGCCGTTTCTTCTCCTTAAGGTGACTTTGAAGACTCTCCACTGATCCATTACTTGCTAAAATAGAAATTGTGTACTCCTAAAGAGAaagtctatatttttctttttaagttctgAGGAAAGCCTTCATTGTTTCTCCCAGCTA
The sequence above is drawn from the Desmodus rotundus isolate HL8 chromosome 12, HLdesRot8A.1, whole genome shotgun sequence genome and encodes:
- the SV2A gene encoding synaptic vesicle glycoprotein 2A; its protein translation is MEEGFRDRAAFIRGAKDIAKEVKKHAAKKVVKGLDRVQDEYSRRSYSRFEEEDDDDDFPAPADGYYRGEGAQDEEEGGASSDATEGHDEDDEIYEGEYQGIPRAESGGKGERMADGAPLAGVRGGLGDGEGPPGGRGEAQRQKEREELAQQYEAILRECGHGRFQWTLYFVLGLALMADGVEVFVVGFVLPSAEKDMCLSDSNKGMLGLIVYLGMMVGAFLWGGLADRLGRRQCLLISLSVNSVFAFFSSFVQGYGTFLFCRLLSGVGIGGSIPIVFSYFSEFLAQEKRGEHLSWLCMFWMIGGVYAAAMAWAIIPHYGWSFQMGSAYQFHSWRVFVLVCAFPSVFAIGALTTQPESPRFFLENGKHDEAWMVLKQVHDTNMRAKGHPERVFSVTHIKTIHQEDELIEIQSDTGTWYQRWGVRALSLGGQVWGNFLSCFGPEYRRITLMMMGVWFTMSFSYYGLTVWFPDMIRHLQAVDYAARTKVFPGERVEHVTFNFTLENQIHRGGQYFNDKFIGLRLKSVIFEDSLFEECYFEDVTSSNTFFRNCTFINTVFYNTDLFEYKFVNSRLVNSTFLHNKEGCQLDVTGTGEGAYMVYFVSFLGTLAVLPGNIVSALLMDKIGRLRMLAGSSVMSCVSCFFLSFGNSESAMIALLCLFGGVSIASWNALDVLTVELYPSDKRTTAFGFLNALCKLAAVLGISIFTSFVGITKAAPILFASAALALGSSLALKLPETRGQVLQ